One region of Carya illinoinensis cultivar Pawnee chromosome 8, C.illinoinensisPawnee_v1, whole genome shotgun sequence genomic DNA includes:
- the LOC122318399 gene encoding kinesin-like protein KIN-14I — MAAKTTTMEGALSFSVADVVEDVLQQHGNRHSGFDLESRKAQEEASRRKEAAGWLRKMVGVVAAKDLLAEPSEEEFRLGLRSGIILCNALNKVHPGAVPKVVESPCDSALIPDGAALSAFQYFENVRNFLVAVQEMGIPTFEASDLEQGGKSARIVNCVLALKSYSEWKQTGGNGVWKFGGSVKPTVSAKSFVRKNSEPFTNSLSRNFSMGEKSLNALSFDIESNKMPTNCSLSMLVRAVLLDKKPEEVPMLVESVLSKVVEEFEHRIASQLELMKTTPKDMALSHGNRLKFASADKKTEDKNEKVRKKEEFIQKTYVSDEKSKGQLLKQQMAFDQQQRDLQELKHTLHTTKAGMQFMQMKFHEELDNLGMHIHGLAHAASGYHRVLEDNRKLYNQVQDLKGSIRVYCRVRPFLSGQSNHFSIVDYTEDEIITISTPLKHGKGQSFSFNKVFGPSATQAEVFSDMQPLIWSVLDGFNVCIFAYGQTGSGKTYTMTGPKELTEKSQGVNYRALSDLFHLAKQREETFCYDVSVQMIEIYNEQVRDLLIIDGTNKRLEIRNNSHNGLSVPDANLVPVSSTSDVIDLMNLGQKNRAVGATALNDRSSRSHSCLTVHVQGRDLTSGTILRGCMHLVDLAGSERVNKSEVTGDRLKEAQHINRSLSALGDVISSLAQKNPHVPYRNSKLTQLLQDSLGGQAKTLMFVHIGPEPDAIGETISTLKFAERVATVELGAARVNKDNADVKELKEQIASLKAALARKEEPEHMQTSVSRSSEKYRMKPSGLSPFQSKKQDASFLGDQNSCRLPMGDVGNNIEVLRKSALRQKTQSFDLDELLVNSPPWSPVGSNGRNYGEDDMEMGSGQWVDKVMVNKHDVGKVLNPFGSWAEDNGDLADVFYQKYLPNSSQSYPHQSNNMFMGGNQFNVTSTDEMDEHDATTSDSSEPDLLWQFNHTKLTSMTHGIGAKPKKSNPKPEKSPEPSKNTKASLGPSPLGKLSNGAGAHLQRSGKLQSSMETKRKAGNRK; from the exons ATGGCGGCGAAGACGACGACGATGGAGGGTGCATTGTCATTTTCGGTGGCGGATGTGGTCGAGGATGTACTCCAGCAGCACGGGAACCGCCACAGTGGTTTTGATCTCGAGTCTAGAAAAGCTCAGGAAGAAg CGTCGAGAAGAAAAGAAGCGGCGGGGTGGCTGAGAAAGATGGTAGGTGTAGTCGCGGCGAAGGATTTGCTGGCGGAGCCTTCGGAGGAAGAGTTCAGGCTTGGATTGAGAAGTGGGATTATTCTGTGCAATGCTCTCAATAAGGTTCACCCAGGAGCTGTACCCAAG GTGGTGGAGAGTCCATGTGATTCTGCTCTGATTCCTGATGGAGCGGCATTGTCGGCTTTTCAGTACTTTGAGAATGTGAGAAATTTCCTCGTGGCTGTGCAGGAAATGGGAATTCCTACTTTCGAGGCATCTGATCTGGAACAA GGAGGAAAATCTGCAAGAATAGTGAATTGTGTTCTGGCGCTTAAATCCTACAGCGAATGGAAACAGACTGGGGGAAATGGGGTATGGAAATTTGGTGGAAGTGTGAAACCCACCGTGTCAGCCAAATCTTTTGTTAGGAAAAATTCGGAGCCTTTCACAAATTCCTTGTCAAGGAACTTCTCAATGGGTGAGAAATCTTTGAATGCGCTGTCCTTCGACATTGAGTCTAATAAAATG CCTACAAATTGTTCATTGAGTATGCTTGTTCGTGCAGTTCTGCTAGATAAGAAGCCTGAGGAAGTTCCAATG TTGGTGGAATCTGTGCTAAGTAAGGTTGTGGAGGAGTTTGAGCATCGTATTGCAAGCCAATTGGAGCTG ATGAAAACAACTCCAAAAGATATGGCCTTGTCTCATGGCAACAGATTGAAATTTGCTTCAGCTGATAAAAAG ACTGAAGACAAAAAtgaaaaggtgagaaagaaagaggaattcATCCAAAAAACCTATGTTTCTGACGAGAAATCAAAAGGGCAACTCCTGAAACAACAAATGGCCTTTGATCAACAACAAAGAGACCTTCAA gAACTAAAGCATACTCTTCACACTACAAAAGCTGGTATGCAGTTTATGCAGATGAAGTTTCACGAAGAGCTGGACAATCTTG GTATGCACATTCATGGTCTAGCTCATGCTGCTTCTGGGTACCATAGAGTTCTTGAGGATAATCGCAAGCTATACAATCAAGTGCAGGATCTCAAGG GAAGTATTAGGGTTTACTGTCGAGTGAGACCCTTCTTGTCAGGACAATCCAATCATTTCAGCATCGTAGATTATACAGAAGATGAAATTATCACCATCAGTACACCattgaagcatgggaaaggccAGTCTTTCAGTTTCAATAAGGTCTTTGGGCCATCTGCAACTCAAG CGGAGGTCTTCTCTGATATGCAGCCTTTGATTTGGTCTGTTCTTGATGGTTTTAATGTTTGCATATTTGCATATGGCCAAACGGGATCTGGAAAAACTTACACCATG ACTGGACCCAAAGAGCTTACAGAGAAAAGCCAAGGAGTAAATTATAGGGCTTTGAGTGATTTGTTTCATTTAGCAAAGCAAAGAGAGGAAACTTTCTGCTATGATGTTTCTGTTCAGATGATTGAGATTTATAATGAGCAAGTCAGGGATCTCCTCATTATTGATGGAACAAACAAAAG ATTAGAAATTCGTAATAATTCTCATAACGGACTTAGTGTACCAGATGCAAACCTTGTGCCAGTGTCATCAACGTCTGATGTTATTGATCTGATGAACCTTGGACAAAAGAATCGTGCAGTGGGTGCAACAGCCCTAAATGATCGTAGTAGTCGCTCTCATAG TTGTTTGACTGTTCATGTTCAAGGAAGAGACTTGACATCCGGAACTATTCTCCGTGGTTGTATGCATCTGGTTGATCTGGCAGGAAGTGAGAGGGTAAACAAATCTGAAGTGACAGGAGATAGGCTCAAAGAAGCACAGCATATAAACAGATCTCTGTCAGCTTTGGGTGATGTAATATCTTCCCTTGCCCAAAAGAATCCGCATGTTCCTTATAGAAATAGCAAACTCACACAACTGCTCCAAGATTCACTTG GAGGGCAGGCCAAGACACTGATGTTCGTTCACATAGGCCCTGAGCCTGATGCTATTGGAGAAACAATCAGTACACTTAAATTCGCAGAGAGAGTTGCCACCGTCGAGCTTGGTGCTGCCAGAGTAAACAAAGATAACGCAGATGTCAAGGAGCTCAAAGAACAG ATTGCCAGTCTTAAGGCAGCACTGGCCAGGAAAGAGGAGCCGGAGCACATGCAAACTTCTGTTTCTCGAAGCTCTGAAAAATACAGGATGAAACCTAGTGGGTTATCTCCATTTCAATCTAAAAAGCAGGATGCAAGTTTTCTGGGAGATCAAAATAGCTGTCGGCTACCAATGGGTGATGTTGGCAACAATATTGAG GTCCTTAGGAAATCTGCCTTGAGGCAAAAGACACAAAGTTTTGATCTTGATGAGCTATTAGTGAATTCTCCTCCCTGGTCTCCGGTGGGTAGTAATGGCCGGAACTATGGAGAAGATGACATGGAAATGGGATCGGGTCAGTGGGTTGATAAAGTCATGGTAAATAAGCATGATGTAGGCAAAGTTCTGAACCCTTTTGGAAGTTGGGCAGAAGATAATGGGGACTTAGCTGATGTATTTTACCAGAAATATCTCCCAAATTCTTCCCAAAGTTACCCACATCAATCCAATAATATGTTTATGGGAGGCAACCAGTTCAATGTCACTAGTACTGATGAAATGGATGAACATGATGCCACCACCAGTGATTCTTCAGAGCCAGACTTGCTTTGGCAATTCAATCATACAAAACTTACCAGCATGACGCATGGAATTGGAGCAAAACCCAAGAAATCCAATCCAAAGCCAGAAAAGAGCCCAGAACCAAG CAAGAATACCAAGGCTTCTCTAGGCCCTTCACCTTTAGGGAAACTATCAAATGGGGCGGGGGCTCATCTGCAGCGGAGTGGGAAGCTGCAATCTTCAATGGAGACGAAACGCAAAGCTGgcaacagaaaataa
- the LOC122318400 gene encoding major strawberry allergen Fra a 1-3-like, translating to MGVTTFTQEFTTSIAPAKLFKALILDSHNLVPKLLPQSIKSIEFIEGDGGVGSIKQTNFPEGSHFKYLKHNIDELDVDNNVCKYSLIEGDVLGDKLESISYEVKFEASGSGSVCKMTSHYHTKGEFVIKEEEIKEGKDKALGLYKVVEEYLLANPDVYA from the exons ATGGGTGTCACCACATTTACCCAGGAGTTCACCACTTCAATCGCCCCAGCCAAGTTGTTCAAGGCTTTGATTCTTGACTCTCACAACCTTGTCCCCAAGCTCTTGCCCCAGTCCATCAAGAGCATTGAGTTTATTGAAGGCGATGGCGGTGTCGGTAGCATCAAGCAAACCAACTTCCCTGAGG GGAGTCACTTCAAATACTTGAAGCACAATATTGACGAACTTGATGTGGACAACAATGTGTGCAAGTACAGTTTGATCGAAGGAGATGTGCTGGGTGACAAGCTTGAATCAATCTCATACGAGGTCAAGTTCGAGGCTTCAGGTTCAGGCAGCGTGTGCAAGATGACAAGCCACTACCACACAAAGGGTGAGTTTGTGATTAAGGAAGAGGAAATTAAAGAAGGCAAAGACAAGGCCCTTGGGTTGTACAAGGTTGTGGAGGAATATCTCCTCGCAAACCCCGATGTCTACGCTTAA